The genomic window ttatatatatatatatattatatatataaaataatatatctcatcctattcttttaataataaaataaaaaaagttatgtaattatttaatatataaaaatcaaTAAAAATTAGATACACCAATCatgatattatatgttttctatttgttttattagtaatatataaaaataatatattttttacctataataatttgttatcaattaattaatttgcctaattcttataaaaatatataaatatattataattttctcttttttataattttacatattttgaattccatcttattatatatatttatatattttatgcATATATGATGGTCATTATAATagatataatttatatattatatatatatatatataatactttatattaaaaattaaaatcTTCGAcaatgaagaaaaaatatttataattaacatagttattaatatattatccttattaatttatctatttttttaaaaatatttcttcatatacatatatatgtatgtataatcATTGTagtttatataaaatgacTGAGGATATCGAATTTGTGCAAGAGAAACATATCCAATATTTGGAATCTTATAcaacaataaaaaatgcAGAAGAACtaatatttaatgaaaCTCTAAAAATGTGTGGagttttttatttcctttGTTCATGTAAAATTTTATCACATACAATAGAGAAAAAAGAAGAGTtcataaattttattttaaaatgtcAAAATGTTGATGGTGGTTTtggaaataatataaattatgattCGCATATTGTTTCTACACATCATGctatattatcattactTTTATTGAATTATTCTTTTGACAAGattaatgaatatatgGATAAACCAAATAATCACcatgatataaataatacaaatgataataataataataaactttatttaaataatacaaatgataataataataataataaacttgattttaataatacaaatgataataataataataataataaacttgattttaataatacaaatgataataattacaatGTATATTCTAAAACGATACGAGAAAATACATGCAAGTATATACTAACCTTATTTAATGAAGATGGCTCCTTTAAAGGAGATATGTGGGGAGAAGTTGATACAAGATTTGTTTATAGTGCAGTTAGTTGTCTAACCATattaaacaaaattaatttaGTTTGTGTAGATAAAATctcatcatatttattaacaAATTATGCTATATGTGAAAATGGCTTTTCATGGGTAAGTGGAAATGAGCCACATGCAGCTAGTGTTTTTTGTTGTATTGCCACATTATTCttaatacaaaaattatatttaattaatgaaaataaattagCTCATTGGTTAAGTCTTAGACAAACTACTAATGGAGGTTTTAATGGAAGAGCTGAAAAATTAACAGACACTTGCTACTCTTGGTGGATTTTCTCTACCCTtattgttttaaaaaaatataattggattaataaaaatgctttaaaaaattatattcttctttGTCAAGATATTCAAAAAGGTGGTATAAGTGATAACCCTGATTGCCTTCCAGACATTTGCCATACCTTTTTTGGATTAGCCGCTTTAAGTTTGATAGATAATCTCAACGAGTCcgaaaaaaaatatacgCTGCAACAAATGCACCCCGTATATGCAATTCCTGTTCATACGGTTAAGATGAGGAATTTGCCTTATCACGACATAGACATAATttaatagaaataaaataaaaaaaaaaataaaataatgaaataaaaaaataaataaataaatatatatatatatatatatttatatattattcttttttaattttcaagaggattataaaaaattaacctgttattataaagttaaaacaaaaaatatttactCTTAACgtaaattataattaaaacttatatacaaattataaGTCTTgtaaaaacaaaaaaaaaaaaaaaaaatataaatattaaataaataaataaatataaatatatatataaatataaatatatataaatatatatatatatatatatatatatatatatatatatatatatatatccatgCAATTATTCAATTTCACCCctcatataatatatttatatctgTGTATGTAATCAAAGATACTAGTGCCTATCTTATATGgttgatatatttattcttcAAAAGAGGTGACTTCATAAGATTTACTAGAGACGATTTACTCAACACTTCATTATTACTAATAATCGTATTCActtcatttaaaaatgttaaacatttttcatcattttcaaaatttaataattttgttaaCGTGGATATATTTACCTTTATGCTGGTCCTaaacaaaaacaaacaatatataaatatatatatataattacacatgcatgttcatatattcatatattaatttattcatttattcACTTCCACAAACTTCCCTTAAAATATTACTACaattatacaaaataacactattcattttattatattatttttaaactTACTTgcaaatatttataagaGCCAATAATCTATATTTCGgcaaaaataaaacaatcAAATAATTAGTTAAATATGGCATTTTAATTTGATTActattttctatattacatttatctttttcaaCACTTTCTAAATTATTCATTTCACCATGACTTTTTACAAAGGATATAAGAGAATCCATATTTACATTAAGATCaacattttcatttaatgaCATTAATATAGGCAaatattgtaatatatgattattcacaaatattctataatatatatattcatgaTTTTGTTCATCATCTAATGGTgatatcatatttatatttattaagtacattttgttttttatacattcatttaaataataacataacTGTATATTTTCGtgatttttttcttcatcacTTAAAGCTAAATATTCTATAAGAAATTCCTGATGCATATTTTGCAATGTCATGTAAATAAGCTTATAGCATAAAAACTCAACCTatcaatataaataaaaacatacatacatacatgcacataaatataattatatatatatatatatataattatttatttatttatttattatatgtttacatatatattttaccTTCGATTTGGTTATATTAAGTCGCTGGTATAATTCAAAcaatttattaatacattgcaaaaattgaaataaatcattatttaCTATGCATATTCTGATATTCgtttcatatatattcacAACATCGTCATGAAATATATTCTGGATATTCAAATCTTGTCTCAACGATCTAAAttgttcatttatatatttataattcttatccatgttatatttataaagtATATATGCATAAGTGCACTTTAAAACAGAAAAACTTCTTAcctaaaaaaataaaaacataaataaataaataaataaataaataaatacatacatacatatatataatattaataatagaAAACATTTACTTATACGtaacacatatatacatatacattttatatttacattttttctttccGGAAGTGATGTTAATCTAAAGAAAAActtttgaatatttttacattcTCCAACAAAATCTTTATTCTTATAACAATTAGcaaaattatatttgtcCATAAGCCTTTCAAGATTTCGTAAATCTTCATTTCCCCTTTCTACACATTCACCATTTGTatcaatataaaatgaattttcaatcaaattatttttcttatttctATTAAGATCTAAACATTTCTCTCTTCTTCGTTCTCTCTTTTCAATTTCTTCTTGActtaatttcatttttttatcacTTAAAATGCTTCCAATCATGTCACTATCTAAATCCATGTTATTACCCATGCGTCTTTTTGTTcctaataaaaaaaaaataataataaaataaaataaataaaataaaaaaaataaagtaaaaataaaaaataaaataataataaacaaaataataaataatatataataatattaattaacatataataacataaagacatattttcatacgtatataatatatatgtaagcatatattacttttttgatgagaaaagaaataaatatccATCCCCATTACATCTTCTTCAGTTGGCATCACATTACTTAACCAGAATGGAGatcttataattttttttctcttcaatgtatatatttttgatataaAATTTCTTAAGCACTTTGAgaattctttatttttattacattgTTCTTTAAAATgatcatttaaattttttatatatgtttttaaattatcacATTTAACGTTGgaatcattattatttgtaaaaaatgGTATATCAGataatttattcattttattattattattttgtttatttctattatccatatctttattattataaagataatTACCATCTTCATCTGAATAATCATctttatcataattatctGAATTATATTCTAAATCTTCTTCACctaatttattatttttttctttttgtttattattatcataagGATAACAGTTATTCATATCATCTTGATCGTTTTTCCTAtatttcatcatatttCCTTCATccatataattattcttCACATGAAAGAATTtcttattatcataaatatCACCCGCATTATTACTATTTGAAATATTACcatcataaatattattattattattattgttattattgttattatttccGTAATTCATACTAAAGATACCACCAATAttgttcataatatttctaCTCATATTTTCTTTGTTATATTTAGGTAATccatatgtattattaacC from Plasmodium reichenowi strain SY57 chromosome 6, whole genome shotgun sequence includes these protein-coding regions:
- a CDS encoding geranylgeranyltransferase, putative, whose amino-acid sequence is MTEDIEFVQEKHIQYLESYTTIKNAEELIFNETLKMCGVFYFLCSCKILSHTIEKKEEFINFILKCQNVDGGFGNNINYDSHIVSTHHAILSLLLLNYSFDKINEYMDKPNNHHDINNTNDNNNNKLYLNNTNDNNNNNKLDFNNTNDNNNNNNKLDFNNTNDNNYNVYSKTIRENTCKYILTLFNEDGSFKGDMWGEVDTRFVYSAVSCLTILNKINLVCVDKISSYLLTNYAICENGFSWVSGNEPHAASVFCCIATLFLIQKLYLINENKLAHWLSLRQTTNGGFNGRAEKLTDTCYSWWIFSTLIVLKKYNWINKNALKNYILLCQDIQKGGISDNPDCLPDICHTFFGLAALSLIDNLNESEKKYTLQQMHPVYAIPVHTVKMRNLPYHDIDII
- a CDS encoding hypothetical protein (conserved Plasmodium protein, unknown function), whose protein sequence is MNEKNKDGQDEKNNNNNKENTSMNVKSGSSIYQNKNDMNSYLYNNNINISGNLNSGYLNYPGIYNNNNNNNNNNNMNHFNNMNDINNNRYYASNKSSVVSTYPNSNNYYNNNKSDSYYKSVNYNPDNINYMNMYNNKHNINSSNINNVNSNSSHIKDEERKSSSINNNDLSYYINNNNNNDSYVELYINKVKEIYYFHVFYHYIKLGFPEKEAAIESKKYIFITLSRYFLLVKNAILSSPESVKQINNCVSSNLMYYQQKTNLQEFLLQQQSGLQNVNTQKINIYEQMNLGNLNIANLNIPLNDSGELVDLSKVKTDDMKNKENIKDNNMNISINNNNNNNNINNFPRYIKNNTFNSNTNPSCIVNDNIQNEKQSNNYYNIKPEKINDMIDSIEEMKKLNTNKKERKTFSDFPPEQFMQNKNDSKENMNEDSKKKISFTLNKSKNKIFQTYNRYLNNKNNKSISDAVSEVSDLSDDNKNEKGKEKVRNNFANDLSDQNNINNINNIGNVNNYRNDYNNMHMNNTQNNKDDINNNLYKKDNITNNDVIMNYRESINNHMNVNNKYNYHNKQNNNNMDNNMNNNMNNNMNNNMNNNMNNNMNNNMNNNMNNNMNNNIINNQFYNNVNSSMVNNTYGLPKYNKENMSRNIMNNIGGIFSMNYGNNNNNNNNNNNNIYDGNISNSNNAGDIYDNKKFFHVKNNYMDEGNMMKYRKNDQDDMNNCYPYDNNKQKEKNNKLGEEDLEYNSDNYDKDDYSDEDGNYLYNNKDMDNRNKQNNNNKMNKLSDIPFFTNNNDSNVKCDNLKTYIKNLNDHFKEQCNKNKEFSKCLRNFISKIYTLKRKKIIRSPFWLSNVMPTEEDVMGMDIYFFSHQKRTKRRMGNNMDLDSDMIGSILSDKKMKLSQEEIEKRERRREKCLDLNRNKKNNLIENSFYIDTNGECVERGNEDLRNLERLMDKYNFANCYKNKDFVGECKNIQKFFFRLTSLPERKNVRSFSVLKCTYAYILYKYNMDKNYKYINEQFRSLRQDLNIQNIFHDDVVNIYETNIRICIVNNDLFQFLQCINKLFELYQRLNITKSKVEFLCYKLIYMTLQNMHQEFLIEYLALSDEEKNHENIQLCYYLNECIKNKMYLININMISPLDDEQNHEYIYYRIFVNNHILQYLPILMSLNENVDLNVNMDSLISFVKSHGEMNNLESVEKDKCNIENSNQIKMPYLTNYLIVLFLPKYRLLALINICKTSIKVNISTLTKLLNFENDEKCLTFLNEVNTIISNNEVLSKSSLVNLMKSPLLKNKYINHIR